One part of the Lycium ferocissimum isolate CSIRO_LF1 chromosome 8, AGI_CSIRO_Lferr_CH_V1, whole genome shotgun sequence genome encodes these proteins:
- the LOC132068574 gene encoding LOW QUALITY PROTEIN: 1-aminocyclopropane-1-carboxylate synthase 4-like (The sequence of the model RefSeq protein was modified relative to this genomic sequence to represent the inferred CDS: deleted 2 bases in 2 codons), which produces MALLSKLATNEQHGENSPYFDGWKAYDNDPFHLVNNPNGVIQMGLAENQLSFDLIEEWIKRNPKASICTTEGIESFRTIANFQDYHGLPEFRSAIAKFMENTRGGRVKFDPERVVMAGGATGANETLMFCLADRGDAFLVPSPYYPGFNRDLRWRTGVQLLPISCKSSNSFKITIEAVKEAYENAQQANVKVKGLILTNPSNPLGTTLDRDTLKNILTFTNEHNIHLVCDEIYAATVFDAPQFVSILEIITNDEVTNRCINKDLVHIVYSLSKDMGFPGFRVGIVYSFNDDVVNCARKMSSFGLVSTQTQHLLAAMLSDDEFVEEFLIESAKRLRKRHEKFTGGLEEVGIKCLKSNAGLFCWMDLRPLLKEPTLDGEVTLWKLIINDVKLNVSPGSSFNCPEAGWFRVCFANIDDQTVDIALVRIRMFVDGNNDVKENGVAKKKQHWKRSNLRLSFSNGKYDENVMSLNMMSPNSPIPHSPLVRARN; this is translated from the exons atggcACTTTTGTCTAAGCTTGCTACTAACGAACAACATGGCGAAAACTCGCCATATTTTGATGGGTGGAAAGCATACGATAATGATCCTTTCCACCTTGTGAATAATCCCAATGGAGTTATTCAAATGGGTCTCGCTGAAAATCAG CTTTCTTTTGACTTGATTGAAGAGTGGATTAAGAGAAATCCAAAAGCTTCCATTTGCACAACTGAAGGAATTGAATCTTTTAGGACCATTGCTAACTTCCAGGACTATCATGGCTTGCCTGAATTTAGAAGT GCAATTGCGAAATTTATGGAAAACACAAGAGGGGGTAGGGTTAAGTTTGATCCAGAACGTGTAGTAATGGCTGGTGGAGCCACTGGAGCTAACGAAACTCTTATGTTTTGTTTGGCTGATCGTGGTGATGCATTTTTAGTCCCTTCACCGTATTACCCTgg ATTCAATAGGGACCTAAGGTGGAGAACTGGTGTACAACTTCTACCCATTTCATGCAAGAGCTCCAACAGTTTCAAGATTACTATAGAAGCTGTCAAAGAGGCATATGAAAATGCCCAACAAGCAAATGTCAAAGTCAAAGGCTTGATTTTGACCAACCCTTCTAATCCATTAGGCACCACTTTAGACAGGGACACACTAAAAAACATCTTGACCTTCACCAATGAACACAACATCCACCTTGTTTGTGACGAAATCTACGCAGCCACCGTGTTTGATGCTCCACAATTCGTCAGCATTCTT GAAATTATCACCAACGATGAAGTAACGAATCGTTGTATTAATAAAGATTTGGTGCATATAGTGTATAGTCTTTCGAAAGACATGGGATTTCCAGGATTCCGAGTGGGAATTGTGTATTCT TTCAATGATGATGTGGTTAATTGTGCTAGAAAAATGTCGAGTTTCGGTCTTGTTTCAACTCAAACACAACATTTACTAGCAGCTATGCTCTCTGACGATGAATTCGTCGAAGAATTTCTCATTGAAAGCGCGAAAAGGTTAAGGAAAAGGCACGAAAAATTCACCGGGGGACTTGAAGAAGTCGGGATAAAGTGTCTAAAAAGCAATGCAGGTCTTTTTTGCTGGATGGATTTGCGGCCGCTACTGAAAGAACCAACACTTGATGGTGAGGTGACACTGTGGAAACTGATCATAAACGACGTGAAGCTCAACGTCTCGCCTGGATCTTCTTTTAATTGCCCCGAGGCAGGTTGGTTTAGAGTTTGTTTCGCGAATATCGATGATCAAACAGTGGATATCGCGCTCGTGAGGATTCGGATGTTTGTGGAtggtaataatgatgttaaagaaaATGGGGTCGCGAAGAAGAAACAACATTGGAAGAGGAGCAATCTACGACTTAGCTTCTCGAATGGGAAGTACGATGAGAATGTTATGAGTTTGAATATGATGTCTCCTAATTCTCCAATTCCTCACTCGCCGCTTGTTCGAGCGaggaattaa